A stretch of the Filimonas lacunae genome encodes the following:
- a CDS encoding DUF6531 domain-containing protein: MSHPKLSEHDKIKNAQEGAGNPGEEQTVAQKADQALQENSVAKYTGVADTFSGVHSTLSSGQDILTNDKASTGDKALAVVNVAGNLAMQAMAAKQFVNNLVNKITESALMPIMQAMAGPLKGIASLPIAKQMDPVMGIDVHFVTIPPAPAPIPMPHPYIGMIFNPKDWVAMMLLSVLPVPDEAPDAAEDPHGAAVQGAKSLAFSVVKMAISSIGNSTVKIGPVIPRAVAGTITKNFPHIPMGAGFHPAFMFAQKNHGYVFLGSLFVTGDGEPLASGPFVNNDCWDIGAPALFRITELERMPPMYNYVPSGFIMPIPWTRPILVNPVPTPINPLTIGERLFKFGLGKLKARKGAKGGNKNKPCSRLSKALHRANERLFGKFPGIMNKIKDAIGTHVGHPIDVAGGFLYTDNSDFNLPGPIPLEWKRSWYSHSTYEGPLGHGWHHSYDIALAVHKEERMAIVRLEDGRTITFDNIPLEPTDKPRYHRGEKMFLQLHEDGFYFLRTSEGLFYNFSARVYEERNSSHILTSVANNNGFAIRLAYDSKGWLQAITDSSGRLLTLEYDVKGRVIIIKAPDPVKENEVFIISSYSYSEEGDLISHGDALLQNMKYEYSNHLLVKELWRNGLQWFFKYDGIATGAKCIETWGTEGLLHYKVNYIDSNHTIAINSLGYGTRYYHQGGLVHKMVDAKGAEWHRHYNEFDELEWSTDPLGNQIGYVHDIWGNIISVTESDGQFTQMEYYTSGYPHHISGYTNSHGGKSQWFYDDAGNVVKYITALNAEVRYSYKDGLLESIYNENGVQLELDYNSWGLVKKAMKANAAATFYEYDKLGRCTQIINAEKVRQVSSYDLLGRLTSMLDFDDNLITVQYDAVGNILSYKDNVKEVSCTYGGLYKLLSRTENGKTIWFNYDTEGQLWKVVNEQGLSFTFSLDGVGDVTEERDFDGALKSFERNIAGWVTRVNKPAMRFSEYGYDAAGRVTHIDHYDNSYERFAYDKGLLKTATNENAVVAFEYDVAGNVVKELCNGFEVKSQYDKNGKRVRLTSSLGAAVDIDYDAWGNVVVHKGMGWYSEIKRDMNGFDIETKLLGNVVSRKARSKTGNIVSQWVSGNGTSSMLRPTLSRQYDWGYDNRLRQVTDQQSGITLYDHDKWGNLCKTIFNDGTIQYRNPDVAGNLFTTKERTDRKYNKGGQLGESDKAFYSYDGEGFLTSKKCKSGEEWKYEWNASGMLKRVVRPDGKSVRYQYDALGRKCLKKVGNVITKWVWDINKPLHEWKEFDAREFNPDALITWIFEEDSFSPVAKVEGDKKYSLISDHLGTPIQGYNDAGNLVWERQLDSYGSVKTIKGDSGFCNYLFQGQSFDSDIGWAYNRFRWYAPEEGMYVSAKDPIGLEGGLKLYGYVFDTNGWVDIFGLELVTVYHYTDKDGYNGIRGTGVMMVKDPSKRGKGAYKNTPGIYITKMPPELLAKEDLHSFGLINKKTEFYVKFEIDSSKIVQQDKQGRKLLIKEDVKLKEANGTIQHNPYSKYKS, translated from the coding sequence ATGAGCCATCCTAAACTATCAGAACACGATAAAATAAAGAACGCCCAGGAAGGTGCAGGTAATCCTGGCGAAGAACAAACCGTTGCTCAAAAAGCCGACCAGGCGCTACAGGAAAATTCAGTAGCCAAGTATACAGGCGTTGCAGATACATTCAGTGGCGTACACAGCACCCTCTCTTCCGGCCAGGATATTCTTACCAACGACAAAGCTTCTACAGGAGATAAGGCACTGGCGGTGGTAAACGTTGCCGGCAACCTGGCTATGCAGGCTATGGCCGCCAAACAGTTTGTCAACAACCTGGTCAATAAAATCACCGAAAGCGCGCTGATGCCCATTATGCAGGCCATGGCTGGCCCGTTAAAAGGTATCGCATCCTTGCCCATAGCCAAACAAATGGACCCGGTAATGGGCATTGATGTGCATTTTGTAACTATACCACCCGCACCGGCGCCTATACCTATGCCACATCCTTATATAGGGATGATCTTTAATCCTAAAGATTGGGTGGCTATGATGTTGTTATCTGTGCTTCCTGTGCCTGATGAAGCGCCGGATGCAGCAGAAGACCCACACGGTGCTGCCGTTCAGGGGGCTAAATCACTGGCCTTCTCGGTGGTTAAAATGGCCATCAGCTCTATCGGTAACAGCACCGTGAAAATAGGGCCCGTTATTCCACGTGCAGTTGCGGGCACTATCACTAAAAACTTTCCACATATCCCCATGGGGGCGGGGTTTCACCCGGCCTTTATGTTTGCCCAGAAGAACCACGGCTATGTATTCCTGGGTAGTTTGTTTGTAACAGGTGATGGCGAGCCACTGGCCTCCGGACCTTTTGTAAATAATGATTGCTGGGATATAGGCGCACCGGCATTGTTTCGCATTACTGAGCTGGAGCGCATGCCCCCTATGTACAACTATGTGCCCAGCGGTTTTATTATGCCTATTCCCTGGACGCGGCCTATCCTGGTAAACCCGGTACCCACGCCTATTAATCCTTTAACGATAGGGGAAAGACTGTTTAAGTTTGGATTGGGTAAGTTGAAGGCGAGGAAGGGAGCGAAAGGGGGAAATAAGAATAAGCCGTGTAGTCGTTTATCGAAGGCGTTGCATAGGGCGAATGAGCGATTGTTTGGGAAGTTTCCGGGGATCATGAATAAGATTAAGGATGCGATTGGTACGCATGTGGGACACCCGATTGATGTGGCTGGGGGATTTTTATATACGGATAATAGTGACTTTAATTTGCCAGGCCCGATACCATTGGAGTGGAAAAGATCGTGGTATAGTCACAGTACTTACGAAGGGCCGCTGGGGCATGGCTGGCATCATAGCTACGATATAGCTTTGGCTGTGCATAAAGAGGAACGCATGGCTATTGTAAGGCTGGAGGATGGGCGGACTATTACGTTTGATAATATTCCATTGGAACCAACAGATAAGCCGCGGTATCATCGTGGCGAGAAGATGTTTTTACAATTGCATGAAGATGGGTTCTATTTTCTTAGAACATCAGAAGGTTTGTTTTACAATTTTAGTGCAAGAGTATATGAAGAACGTAATAGTAGTCACATTCTAACTTCTGTAGCTAATAACAATGGATTTGCAATACGTTTAGCATATGACAGCAAGGGATGGCTACAGGCAATTACAGATAGTTCGGGACGTTTATTAACATTAGAGTATGATGTGAAAGGACGTGTTATTATAATAAAGGCTCCTGACCCGGTAAAAGAGAATGAAGTATTTATAATTTCCAGTTACTCCTATAGCGAAGAAGGGGACTTGATTAGTCATGGAGACGCTTTGTTGCAAAACATGAAATATGAATATAGTAATCATCTCCTTGTTAAAGAATTGTGGCGAAATGGATTGCAGTGGTTCTTTAAATATGATGGTATTGCAACAGGAGCAAAATGTATTGAAACCTGGGGTACAGAAGGGCTGCTCCATTATAAGGTAAATTATATAGACAGTAATCATACTATTGCTATAAACAGTCTGGGCTATGGTACCCGTTACTATCATCAGGGCGGCCTGGTGCATAAAATGGTGGATGCCAAAGGAGCAGAGTGGCACCGTCATTATAATGAGTTTGATGAGTTGGAATGGAGTACAGATCCTTTGGGAAATCAAATAGGATATGTCCATGATATATGGGGCAATATCATAAGTGTGACAGAGTCCGATGGGCAATTTACACAGATGGAGTATTATACATCCGGATACCCTCATCATATTAGTGGTTATACGAATTCTCATGGTGGAAAGTCGCAGTGGTTTTATGATGACGCTGGCAATGTTGTAAAATATATTACTGCTTTAAATGCAGAGGTAAGATACAGTTATAAAGATGGCTTGCTGGAAAGTATATATAATGAGAATGGTGTGCAACTAGAGCTTGATTATAATAGTTGGGGGTTGGTTAAAAAAGCCATGAAGGCAAATGCGGCAGCTACCTTTTACGAATATGATAAACTGGGCCGTTGTACGCAAATTATAAATGCAGAAAAAGTGCGTCAGGTTAGTAGTTATGACCTATTAGGGCGCTTAACAAGTATGCTGGATTTTGATGATAATTTAATAACTGTTCAGTATGATGCTGTGGGGAATATATTATCATATAAAGACAATGTAAAAGAGGTGTCCTGTACTTATGGTGGATTATATAAACTTCTTTCTCGTACAGAAAATGGTAAAACTATTTGGTTTAATTATGACACGGAAGGTCAATTATGGAAAGTAGTTAATGAGCAAGGTCTGTCTTTTACTTTTTCCCTGGACGGTGTGGGGGATGTAACCGAAGAGAGGGATTTTGATGGAGCATTAAAGTCGTTTGAGAGAAATATTGCAGGATGGGTTACGCGTGTGAATAAACCAGCTATGCGATTTTCAGAATATGGTTATGATGCGGCTGGCCGGGTTACACATATTGATCATTATGATAACAGTTATGAGCGCTTTGCATATGATAAAGGGCTTTTGAAAACAGCTACTAATGAAAACGCTGTTGTAGCTTTTGAATATGATGTAGCAGGCAATGTTGTAAAGGAATTATGTAATGGATTTGAAGTAAAAAGCCAGTACGATAAAAATGGGAAAAGAGTTAGGTTGACAAGCAGTTTGGGCGCTGCGGTTGACATTGATTATGATGCGTGGGGAAATGTTGTTGTTCATAAAGGAATGGGGTGGTATAGTGAAATTAAACGTGACATGAATGGATTCGATATAGAAACGAAACTACTGGGGAATGTTGTAAGCAGGAAGGCAAGGAGTAAAACAGGAAATATTGTGAGTCAGTGGGTGAGTGGAAACGGTACATCATCAATGTTGCGTCCTACCCTTTCCAGGCAGTACGATTGGGGATACGATAATCGATTAAGACAGGTTACTGATCAGCAAAGTGGTATTACTTTGTACGATCATGATAAATGGGGGAATCTATGTAAAACAATTTTTAACGATGGTACTATACAATACAGGAATCCAGATGTAGCAGGAAACTTGTTTACGACAAAGGAAAGAACCGATAGAAAGTACAATAAAGGGGGGCAGTTAGGAGAAAGTGATAAGGCCTTTTATTCCTATGATGGGGAGGGCTTTTTGACTAGCAAAAAATGTAAAAGTGGAGAGGAATGGAAGTATGAATGGAATGCTAGCGGCATGCTAAAAAGAGTTGTGCGGCCAGATGGAAAGTCTGTTCGCTATCAATATGACGCTTTGGGAAGAAAATGTTTAAAAAAAGTTGGTAACGTCATTACCAAATGGGTTTGGGATATAAATAAGCCTTTGCACGAATGGAAAGAGTTTGATGCGAGAGAATTTAACCCAGACGCTTTAATTACGTGGATATTTGAAGAGGATAGTTTTTCGCCTGTAGCTAAAGTAGAGGGGGATAAAAAGTATTCGTTGATCAGCGACCATTTGGGAACGCCTATCCAAGGATATAACGATGCTGGCAACCTGGTATGGGAACGACAGTTAGATAGTTATGGAAGTGTGAAAACCATCAAAGGAGATAGCGGATTTTGTAATTATTTATTTCAGGGGCAAAGTTTTGATAGCGATATTGGCTGGGCATATAATCGTTTCCGGTGGTATGCTCCTGAAGAGGGAATGTATGTCAGTGCTAAAGATCCTATAGGTTTAGAAGGTGGTTTGAAGCTGTATGGATATGTTTTTGATACTAATGGATGGGTAGATATTTTCGGTTTAGAATTAGTAACAGTTTATCATTATACAGATAAAGATGGCTATAATGGGATAAGAGGAACAGGAGTTATGATGGTAAAAGATCCTTCTAAGAGAGGTAAAGGGGCATATAAAAACACTCCGGGTATTTATATAACAAAAATGCCGCCTGAACTGTTGGCTAAAGAAGACTTGCATAGCTTTGGATTGATAAATAAAAAAACTGAGTTTTATGTCAAATTTGAGATAGATTCCTCTAAAATTGTACAACAAGACAAACAGGGAAGGAAACTGCTAATAAAGGAGGATGTTAAGTTGAAAGAGGCAAATGGAACAATTCAGCATAACCCTTATTCTAAATATAAATCCTAA
- a CDS encoding TonB-dependent receptor, which translates to MKKTHLLLRGLLTPVFLLLLLPLLAQNSGYLKGHVVGSEGPLAGATVSNGKITIQTDINGDFALLLPAGAHSITVSYVGHQTATVFITIIDGGTLTQTLFLPQKETMQEVVVVGSRNPRRSATESPVPVDVIPLKQIANQVGQLDVTQLLNLLAPSFNSVRQALGDGTDHIDPAQLRGLGPDQVLVLVNGKRYHQSSLVNVNGTVNKGTTGTDLNSIPASAIDRIEVLRDGASAQYGSDAIAGVINIVLKKNKGLTLTSSVGEQVTSYDKNYAWNKLHPASPLDNSKQVSDGRNFQVSANYGVPMQKGYLSLNAEYLYRGPTSRNGLYTGQLWPAVGGVDKSDSINASKGLTRDAFDIRVGNTEIKGGSLVLNFGYPIGKNLELYVTGIANRKNGYTFGLYRYPFNFVAGSGSFPAGNSGSANAAAIVASKYPIGFLPGENSKVRDYHATAGVKGKLGGWQVDASETFGANTYQYLVSNSANYTQAYLSGMTADQLQTSFNSGKTKTYQSVTNIDISKNHDVMKGLNTAFGAEFRVDGYGIDAGEINSYADLTNPTNSSSNNSLAGIAGAQVFAGFLPSNSGTWNRTSVAVYTDNELQVNSKWLVSGALRYEHFSDFGSTLNYKIATRYKLTHWLSLRGATSSGFRAPSLQQEHYSKVTTSFVTIGGTLTPVQAGTFTNDSKIAEILGIPKLKQETSTSYSVGATAKIARGFDITVDAYQIDINDRIVLSNTFRGNTNSAAGIALGNALNAAGAATASVFANAINTRSRGIEGVISYTKNWGSKQSLTLNLAHSSIQNRVKRNADNTLTIHGSEVLINTGQLSSYFNRADQSRIETYSPQTKDVFTLQYRYAKYSLLVRLSYFGKVSSLADTTGGASMAANAFNSNTIETIDQTYGGKLLTDITLGYTVNKNLQVNVGANNLFDIYPDKQQHYNNTSTGRFTYSRAVSQFGFNGRYLFARITLTL; encoded by the coding sequence ATGAAGAAGACACACTTACTCCTTCGCGGGTTGCTGACACCCGTTTTCCTCTTATTACTATTGCCGCTTCTGGCGCAAAACAGTGGTTACCTGAAAGGACATGTAGTGGGCAGTGAAGGCCCGCTGGCCGGAGCCACAGTGTCTAACGGGAAGATAACCATACAAACAGATATCAATGGCGATTTTGCACTGCTACTGCCAGCTGGTGCGCATAGCATCACCGTTAGCTATGTAGGCCACCAGACAGCCACCGTGTTTATTACCATTATAGACGGCGGCACGTTAACACAAACTCTCTTTTTGCCACAAAAAGAAACTATGCAGGAAGTGGTGGTGGTAGGTTCACGCAACCCGCGACGCAGTGCTACCGAAAGTCCCGTACCTGTAGATGTGATTCCTTTAAAGCAAATAGCCAACCAGGTAGGTCAGCTGGATGTTACCCAGTTGCTGAACCTGCTGGCGCCTTCTTTTAACTCGGTAAGACAGGCCCTGGGTGATGGCACGGATCATATTGACCCGGCCCAGTTGCGTGGCCTGGGCCCCGACCAGGTGCTGGTGCTGGTGAATGGCAAACGTTATCATCAATCGTCACTGGTAAATGTAAACGGCACGGTAAACAAAGGCACTACCGGCACCGATTTAAACTCCATCCCCGCCAGTGCTATTGACCGCATAGAAGTGCTGCGCGACGGCGCATCGGCGCAATATGGCTCAGATGCTATAGCTGGTGTTATTAATATCGTGCTGAAAAAAAACAAAGGACTTACCCTCACCAGTTCGGTAGGTGAGCAAGTGACCAGCTATGATAAAAACTATGCCTGGAACAAGCTGCACCCCGCCAGTCCGCTGGATAACAGCAAACAGGTATCGGACGGCCGCAACTTCCAGGTAAGCGCCAACTATGGTGTACCCATGCAAAAAGGTTATTTATCACTCAATGCCGAATACCTGTATCGCGGCCCCACCAGCCGCAACGGTTTATATACCGGCCAGTTATGGCCTGCGGTGGGTGGCGTAGATAAATCGGACAGCATTAACGCCAGCAAAGGATTAACACGGGATGCTTTTGACATACGGGTAGGTAATACCGAAATTAAAGGTGGTAGCCTGGTGCTGAACTTCGGCTACCCGATTGGTAAAAACCTGGAGTTATACGTTACCGGTATTGCCAATAGGAAAAACGGTTACACCTTCGGGCTGTACCGCTACCCTTTTAACTTTGTGGCAGGCTCCGGCAGCTTTCCTGCCGGCAATAGTGGATCTGCAAATGCAGCAGCCATAGTAGCTTCCAAATACCCGATCGGCTTTTTACCGGGCGAAAACTCCAAAGTGCGCGACTATCACGCCACCGCCGGCGTAAAAGGCAAGCTGGGTGGCTGGCAGGTGGATGCCAGCGAAACCTTTGGAGCCAATACCTATCAATACCTGGTGAGTAATTCCGCGAATTATACGCAGGCTTATCTGAGCGGCATGACGGCCGATCAACTGCAAACCAGCTTTAACAGTGGAAAAACCAAAACCTACCAGAGTGTAACTAATATAGACATCTCTAAAAACCATGATGTAATGAAAGGGCTGAACACCGCCTTTGGTGCAGAATTCAGGGTGGATGGGTATGGTATTGACGCCGGGGAAATAAACTCCTATGCCGACCTTACTAACCCCACTAATTCCAGCAGCAACAACTCCCTCGCGGGCATTGCAGGTGCACAGGTGTTTGCCGGTTTTCTGCCCTCCAACAGCGGAACATGGAACCGTACCAGCGTAGCTGTATATACCGATAATGAATTACAGGTAAACAGTAAATGGTTAGTGTCCGGCGCTTTACGGTATGAGCATTTTTCCGATTTCGGCTCTACCCTCAACTATAAAATAGCTACCCGCTATAAGCTTACGCACTGGTTATCGCTGCGTGGCGCCACCTCTTCCGGTTTCCGTGCCCCTTCTTTACAACAAGAACATTACTCCAAAGTAACCACCTCGTTTGTAACCATTGGCGGCACGCTTACGCCTGTACAGGCAGGTACGTTTACCAACGATTCTAAAATTGCAGAGATACTGGGCATCCCCAAATTGAAGCAGGAAACCTCTACCTCCTATTCCGTAGGTGCTACCGCCAAAATTGCCCGCGGATTTGATATCACCGTAGACGCTTACCAAATTGATATAAACGACCGCATTGTATTATCCAACACCTTCCGGGGCAATACCAACTCCGCCGCAGGCATTGCCTTAGGGAATGCATTAAATGCCGCCGGCGCTGCCACCGCTTCGGTATTTGCCAACGCCATCAACACCCGCAGCCGGGGCATTGAAGGCGTTATTAGTTACACCAAAAACTGGGGTAGCAAACAAAGCCTTACCCTCAACCTGGCCCATAGCAGCATTCAGAACAGGGTAAAAAGAAATGCGGACAACACCCTTACAATACACGGCTCAGAAGTGCTGATCAACACCGGCCAGCTGTCATCGTATTTTAACCGGGCCGACCAGTCGCGCATAGAAACCTATAGTCCGCAAACCAAAGATGTGTTCACCCTACAATACCGGTACGCCAAATACAGCCTGCTGGTGCGCCTGAGCTATTTTGGAAAAGTGAGTTCACTGGCCGACACCACCGGCGGGGCCAGCATGGCCGCCAATGCCTTTAATAGCAACACCATAGAAACCATTGACCAAACCTACGGCGGCAAGCTGTTAACCGATATTACCCTGGGCTATACGGTGAACAAAAATCTGCAGGTAAACGTAGGCGCCAATAACCTGTTTGACATATATCCGGATAAACAACAGCATTACAACAACACCTCCACCGGCCGGTTCACCTATTCCCGGGCGGTATCCCAATTCGGATTTAACGGACGGTATTTGTTTGCGCGCATCACCTTAACCTTGTAA
- a CDS encoding D-glycero-alpha-D-manno-heptose-1,7-bisphosphate 7-phosphatase, with protein sequence MMDKSWTLFLDRDGVINLEKKADYILHVGEFGFYEGVLEAMPVFNQLFGTIVMVTNQKGIGKGLMTVDHLTEIHDHMLGEMKKLGGRIDKIYFAPDLDQDAYNRKPNPGMAFQAKADFPDIDFTKSIMVGNKLSDMEFAHNAGIAHSVFLATTNPETPFPHPLIEQRFNSLAEYAAHLQALTKA encoded by the coding sequence ATGATGGATAAAAGCTGGACTTTATTTTTAGACAGGGATGGCGTGATTAACCTGGAGAAGAAAGCGGATTATATTTTACACGTAGGCGAATTTGGCTTTTATGAAGGCGTGCTGGAAGCCATGCCTGTGTTTAACCAGCTGTTTGGCACTATTGTAATGGTTACCAACCAGAAAGGTATTGGCAAAGGCCTGATGACGGTAGACCATCTTACCGAAATTCACGACCATATGCTGGGCGAAATGAAAAAGCTAGGTGGCCGTATTGATAAAATATACTTTGCCCCCGACCTGGACCAGGATGCCTACAACCGCAAACCTAACCCCGGTATGGCTTTTCAGGCCAAAGCCGATTTCCCGGATATTGATTTTACCAAAAGCATAATGGTAGGTAATAAATTAAGCGATATGGAGTTTGCGCATAATGCCGGTATAGCTCATAGCGTGTTTTTAGCTACTACCAACCCCGAAACACCTTTTCCTCACCCGTTAATAGAACAACGCTTTAACAGCCTGGCCGAATATGCGGCCCATTTACAGGCCTTAACAAAAGCCTAA
- a CDS encoding sugar phosphate nucleotidyltransferase, with product MITEAIVLAGGLGTRLRSAVPELPKCMAPVNGKPFLQYVITSLQQQGIEHFVFALGYKHDYFLSFLQQALPQGNYSISTEDEPLGTGGAIKHACRLVKSNTVLVTNGDTLFKGNVAQLSQFHQQQQAACTLLLKPMQQFDRFGVVETDVQGRITSFKEKQYYEQGFINAGMFALNIPAFVQEALPQKFSFEKDYLEALYQQRVMCGLVQDAYFIDIGIPEDYERVQTELAGV from the coding sequence ATGATTACAGAAGCAATAGTGTTAGCAGGTGGCTTAGGCACACGCCTGCGCAGCGCCGTTCCGGAACTGCCCAAATGTATGGCCCCTGTTAACGGTAAGCCGTTTTTACAATACGTAATTACCAGCCTGCAACAACAGGGTATTGAGCACTTTGTGTTTGCCCTGGGCTATAAGCACGATTACTTTCTCAGCTTTTTACAACAGGCCTTGCCACAAGGCAATTACAGCATCAGCACCGAAGACGAGCCGTTAGGCACCGGTGGTGCTATTAAGCATGCGTGCCGGCTGGTAAAAAGCAATACGGTGCTGGTGACCAATGGCGACACGTTGTTTAAAGGTAACGTGGCACAGCTAAGTCAGTTTCACCAGCAGCAACAGGCAGCCTGTACCCTGCTGTTAAAGCCTATGCAACAGTTCGATCGCTTTGGTGTGGTAGAAACTGATGTGCAGGGCCGTATCACCAGCTTTAAAGAAAAGCAGTATTACGAACAGGGTTTTATTAATGCCGGCATGTTTGCACTGAACATACCTGCCTTTGTGCAGGAAGCTCTTCCACAAAAATTTTCGTTTGAAAAAGATTACCTCGAAGCCTTATACCAACAGCGCGTTATGTGCGGCCTGGTGCAGGATGCTTACTTTATAGACATTGGCATTCCGGAAGATTATGAGCGCGTGCAAACAGAACTGGCAGGTGTTTAA
- a CDS encoding D-sedoheptulose-7-phosphate isomerase, translating to MTNNQISGLIQASIAVKQQLLTDETVHQTIITCVEAITKCFQLGGKVLFCGNGGSAADAQHLAAEFSGRFYKNRKALPAEALHCNTSYLTAVANDYSYDVIYARLVEGTANNGDVLVGFSTSGNSTNIIKAMEAARNQGVITVGFTGATGGAMKELSDYLFNVPSTDTPRIQESHILIGHIICQLVEANLFP from the coding sequence ATGACAAATAACCAGATCTCCGGTCTTATACAGGCTTCTATTGCTGTAAAACAACAACTACTTACCGATGAAACCGTTCATCAAACCATCATTACCTGCGTAGAGGCTATCACCAAATGCTTTCAGCTGGGTGGTAAAGTGCTTTTTTGCGGTAACGGTGGCAGCGCAGCCGATGCGCAACACCTGGCGGCTGAATTCTCAGGCCGTTTTTATAAAAACAGGAAAGCTTTGCCTGCCGAAGCTTTGCATTGCAACACTTCTTATTTAACCGCTGTAGCCAACGATTACAGCTATGATGTAATATATGCCCGCCTGGTAGAAGGCACCGCCAACAATGGCGACGTACTGGTAGGCTTTAGCACTTCGGGCAACAGCACCAACATTATTAAAGCCATGGAAGCTGCCCGTAATCAGGGAGTGATTACCGTAGGCTTTACCGGCGCAACTGGTGGCGCTATGAAAGAGCTGAGCGATTACTTATTCAATGTACCCTCTACCGATACGCCACGTATACAGGAAAGTCATATCCTGATAGGTCATATTATTTGTCAGCTGGTAGAAGCCAACCTTTTCCCATAA
- a CDS encoding glycosyltransferase gives MQKAVIIGPAHPLRGGLASFNERLARQFMADGYDTTIYTFSLQYPEFMYPGTTQYSSEPAPTDVNIKVCINSVNPLNWLKVGRELRKLQPDIIVVRYWLPLMGPCLGTILRQVKKNKHTKVVCIADNIIPHEKRPGDTPFTRYFVKPIDAFVTMSEKVMKDLRQFSQKPAQQVVHPLYDNFGTALDKTAARKRLGLDTQMPLILFFGFIRRYKGLDLLLQAMAIIKDKYQPLTTKSGERFVPSEMKLMVAGEFFEDAAPYQQLIAEANLGAMLELRTDFIPDSEVKYYLSAADFVIQPYRNATQSGVTPLAYHFEKPMLVTNVGGLPELVPNGEVGLVAEPTPESIAEHIIQLYLIGEQHFLPYLREEKKKYSWKVLTDTIRNL, from the coding sequence ATGCAAAAAGCAGTGATTATAGGCCCTGCCCATCCCTTACGCGGCGGTTTGGCTAGTTTTAATGAAAGACTGGCCCGCCAGTTTATGGCAGATGGGTACGATACCACTATCTATACTTTTAGTTTACAGTACCCGGAATTTATGTATCCGGGCACCACGCAGTATTCATCAGAACCTGCTCCCACCGATGTGAACATTAAGGTTTGCATTAATTCAGTTAACCCTTTAAACTGGTTAAAAGTAGGGCGTGAACTGCGTAAGCTTCAACCGGATATTATTGTGGTGCGTTACTGGCTGCCTTTAATGGGACCATGTTTGGGTACTATTTTACGCCAGGTAAAAAAGAACAAACACACAAAAGTGGTATGTATTGCAGATAATATAATACCCCATGAAAAAAGACCGGGCGACACACCTTTTACCCGCTATTTTGTGAAGCCGATAGATGCTTTTGTTACCATGAGTGAAAAGGTAATGAAAGACCTGCGCCAGTTTTCGCAAAAGCCAGCCCAACAGGTGGTGCATCCATTGTATGATAACTTTGGAACTGCACTGGATAAAACCGCAGCACGCAAACGCCTGGGTTTGGATACACAAATGCCGCTGATTTTATTCTTTGGTTTTATACGCCGTTATAAAGGCCTGGACCTGTTGCTACAGGCGATGGCGATTATTAAGGATAAGTACCAGCCGCTTACCACAAAAAGTGGCGAACGTTTTGTGCCCTCAGAGATGAAACTAATGGTAGCTGGTGAGTTTTTTGAAGATGCCGCCCCTTATCAGCAGCTGATTGCAGAAGCCAACTTAGGCGCTATGCTGGAATTACGCACCGATTTCATTCCCGATAGTGAGGTGAAGTACTATCTCAGCGCGGCTGATTTTGTAATACAGCCCTACCGAAATGCCACACAAAGTGGCGTTACCCCCCTGGCCTATCACTTTGAAAAACCCATGCTGGTAACTAACGTAGGGGGATTGCCCGAACTGGTGCCTAATGGAGAAGTGGGCCTGGTAGCAGAACCAACGCCAGAGTCTATAGCCGAACATATTATTCAGTTATACCTCATTGGCGAACAGCATTTTCTACCTTATTTACGGGAGGAAAAGAAGAAGTATAGCTGGAAAGTATTAACCGATACTATCCGCAATTTGTAA